One Spea bombifrons isolate aSpeBom1 chromosome 1, aSpeBom1.2.pri, whole genome shotgun sequence DNA window includes the following coding sequences:
- the MED26 gene encoding mediator of RNA polymerase II transcription subunit 26 encodes MTAAPVTPREIRERLLQAIDPHSNIRNMVAVLEVISSLEKYPITKEALEETRLGKLINDVRKKTSNEELAKRAKKLLRSWQKLIEPVAQSESSARGTPNPPGSANGGSAHNCKAETAPTTLLSGKPVQELKSRNDIQRAHSPKSDKLAIRKRKGENKDGTQATPCKVAKSSHELFQNSSSSPPTNGVGGSPPDSIPSPLDGVVQPTRTDPAENDKHVKIPINAVRPHTNSPGLVKHPSTSSLLKVAILQQNSAGLEDASHQPRSPRCASFSPRGTRAELVARQHTTYAPKVCVPSPSQRMPGVDAAHAPSYQPPAHPPTPPAIAKRLESPGRDMLAVSSPHKPLEQLSLTDCQHPSRTSQQHTPHGPRSCLPHMDSQTPRTGFSPEPSKMDSDDAASGSDSHKRRKSRGRGEQEGHSTDGTGKPARVKKERKLTFDFMTGQIKPLTNKDSSQAECSAPSEQHRTETDKQDPKLGLPNPFEQANWKELSCNEIIQYYLNQQSSLLSSSGVHTQSAHYYMSEYLKQEECTKREAKKTHVLVPLVLPSELPGRTRDVNSADIDRIHNQHWPGVNGCHDTQGNWYDWTQCISLDPHGDDGRLNVLPYVCLD; translated from the exons ATGACAGCGGCTCCGGTAACCCCGCGGGAGATCAGGGAGAGGCTGCTACAGGCCATCGATCCGCACAGCAAC ATTCGTAATATGGTGGCTGTGCTTGAAGTGATCTCCAGTTTGGAGAAATATCCAATTACCAAAGAGGCACTGGAg GAAACACGGCTAGGAAAATTGATCAATGATGTTCGTAAAAAAACAAGCAACGAGGAGCTTGCCAAACGTGCAAAGAAGTTGTTGCGGAGCTGGCAAAAGTTGATTGAGCCAGTGGCCCAAAGTGAGTCATCTGCCAGAGGTACTCCTAATCCACCAGGCTCTGCCAATGGAGGTAGTGCTCACAACTGCAAGGCAGAGACTGCTCCCACAACGTTACTGAGTGGGAAGCCTGTCCAAGAGCTAAAGAGCCGTAATGATATCCAGAGAGCTCACTCGCCAAAATCTGATAAGTTGGCTATCCGAAAGAGAAAAGGGGAGAATAAAGATGGCACCCAAGCAACCCCTTGCAAAGTGGCTAAATCCAGCCATGAGCTGTTCCAAAACTCCTCCTCTTCCCCTCCAACCAATGGTGTTGGGGGCAGCCCACCTGACAGCATAcctagccctctggatggggtcGTGCAGCCTACCAGGACGGATCCTGCTGAAAATGACAAACATGTCAAAATCCCGATCAATGCCGTCCGCCCTCACACCAACTCCCCAGGACTTGTAAAACACCCAAGCACTTCCTCTTTGCTCAAAGTGGCCATTCTTCAGCAAAACAGTGCAGGGTTGGAGGATGCCTCTCATCAACCACGAAGTCCCCGCTGTGCCTCCTTTAGCCCACGAGGTACAAGGGCAGAGCTAGTAGCAAGGCAGCACACCACTTATGCACCAAAAGTTTGTGTTCCCAGCCCCTCCCAGAGGATGCCAGGTGTGGATGCTGCACATGCACCCTCGTACCAGCCCCCAGCTCACCCACCTACACCCCCTGCCATTGCAAAAAGACTTGAGTCCCCTGGAAGGGACATGTTGGCAGTTTCCTCCCCTCACAAGCCTCTAGAACAGTTGTCGTTGACTGATTGCCAGCATCCTTCCCGAACATCACAGCAGCACACACCTCATGGGCCCCGCAGCTGCTTACCACATATGGACTCCCAAACACCACGCACAGGATTTTCGCCAGAGCCCTCCAAAATGGACAGTGATGATGCAGCATCTGGTTCAGACAgccacaaaagaagaaaatccAGAGGTAGGGGGGAGCAAGAGGGGCACTCAACAGATGGGACTGGTAAACCTGCACGGGTAAAAAAGGAACGTAAGCTGACGTTTGATTTCATGACTGGGCAAATTAAACCTCTAACTAACAAAGACTCTTCTCAAGCAGAGTGTTCAGCCCCTTCAGAACAGCACAGAACTGAAACAGACAAGCAGGACCCAAAACTAGGCTTGCCAAATCCCTTTGAACAGGCTAACTGGAAAGAGTTATCTTGCAATGAGATTATCCAATACTATCTCAACCAGCAGAGCAGCTTACTGTCTTCCTCCGGTGTACATACCCAGAGTGCGCACTATTACATGTCTGAATATTTAAAACAGGAGGAATGCACTAAGAGAGAAGCCAAGAAGACTCATGTTTTAGTCCCACTTGTCCTTCCTAGTGAGTTGCCTGGAAGAACCAGGGACGTAAATAGTGCTGACATAGACAGGATACACAACCAACATTGGCCTGGTGTCAATGGCTGTCATGATACACAGGGCAACTGGTATGATTGGACGCAGTGCATCTCCTTGGACCCTCATGGTGATGATGGTAGATTAAACGTCTTGCCTTATGTCTGCCTAGACTGA